In Miniphocaeibacter halophilus, the following proteins share a genomic window:
- a CDS encoding Gx transporter family protein, producing MRKFIFLSLLTTLSLVISLFESIIPLPIPFPGAKLGLSNIVILVTLICFGFKESLIVSILKSFLQVLVVGNLSSLPYSLIGTVFSAVTMAISYKYLSSKLSLIGVSELGAFAFNIGQILVASLVLNNFKIFTYLPFLTFIGIFTGYFVGLSSKFVSKKLLRVLNNNGKSKI from the coding sequence ATGAGAAAATTTATTTTTCTATCATTGTTAACGACTCTTTCTTTGGTTATTTCTTTATTTGAAAGTATAATTCCTCTTCCAATACCCTTTCCAGGGGCTAAATTAGGGTTGTCAAATATTGTAATATTAGTAACTTTAATATGCTTTGGTTTTAAAGAATCTTTAATAGTATCTATTTTAAAGTCGTTCTTACAGGTATTGGTAGTAGGTAATCTTAGTTCATTGCCCTATAGTCTTATAGGAACAGTATTTAGTGCAGTTACAATGGCAATTTCTTATAAATATCTATCAAGTAAATTAAGTTTAATAGGGGTAAGTGAATTAGGAGCTTTTGCTTTTAATATTGGACAAATATTAGTAGCAAGTTTAGTATTAAACAATTTTAAAATTTTCACATATTTACCATTCTTAACTTTTATAGGAATATTTACAGGTTATTTTGTTGGATTGTCATCTAAATTTGTTTCTAAAAAACTTTTAAGGGTGTTAAACAATAATGGAAAATCAAAAATATAA
- a CDS encoding lytic transglycosylase domain-containing protein has protein sequence MKVIKKIFKLLLALIIVAILASFAVVAYGTSSRPVEYMEYVNKYSEEYNVDPLLVLSVIKVESNFKTDAQSPMNAIGLMQIVPETAEWITDKMKIDYDESMLKDPETNINIGTYYLSYLINHFKDVDLAIVAYNGGMGNVQEWIDTEIVGKNGKGLENIPIDEARYYIVKVNNNYEAYKKLYGDTKLEDGIQKSPKTWLNNYFIQIKDLISNF, from the coding sequence ATGAAAGTAATAAAGAAAATATTTAAGTTGCTGCTTGCGTTAATAATAGTTGCAATTTTAGCAAGTTTTGCAGTAGTGGCTTATGGAACATCCAGCAGACCTGTGGAATACATGGAGTATGTTAATAAATATTCTGAAGAATACAATGTAGATCCGCTATTGGTATTATCCGTAATTAAAGTAGAAAGTAACTTTAAGACAGATGCACAGTCCCCTATGAATGCTATTGGACTAATGCAAATCGTACCGGAAACTGCTGAATGGATAACAGATAAAATGAAAATAGACTATGATGAAAGTATGCTAAAAGATCCGGAAACAAATATTAACATAGGAACTTATTATTTATCCTACTTAATAAACCATTTTAAAGATGTTGATTTAGCAATTGTTGCCTACAACGGTGGAATGGGAAATGTACAGGAGTGGATTGACACTGAAATAGTTGGTAAAAATGGCAAAGGATTGGAAAATATACCAATTGATGAAGCCAGGTATTATATTGTTAAAGTAAACAATAACTATGAAGCTTATAAGAAACTTTACGGAGATACAAAATTAGAAGATGGCATACAGAAATCTCCAAAAACTTGGCTAAACAATTATTTTATTCAGATAAAGGATTTAATAAGTAATTTTTAG
- the rsxE gene encoding electron transport complex subunit RsxE encodes MSIKKLFKDGIIKNNPVLIQLVGLCSVLGVSTSVINALGMGISLMVVLTLSNLVISLLRNFIPDDIRIPCYIVVIATFVTVVDMVIKAYLPPLYDALGIFIPLIVVNCIILARAEGFASSHGPLVSIMDGIANGIGYTVVITILAFFREVLGAGSIFGYEFLSGETIKPIGIIAQAPGSFILLGCILATFNFVMSRKEKKAKEDN; translated from the coding sequence ATGAGTATTAAGAAACTATTTAAAGATGGGATTATAAAAAATAATCCGGTACTTATTCAACTTGTAGGACTATGTTCTGTTTTAGGTGTTAGTACATCTGTAATTAATGCTTTAGGAATGGGAATATCCTTAATGGTGGTTTTAACATTATCAAATCTTGTTATTTCACTACTTAGAAATTTCATTCCTGACGATATAAGAATTCCATGCTACATAGTTGTAATTGCTACATTCGTAACAGTAGTAGATATGGTTATTAAAGCTTATTTACCACCACTATACGATGCATTAGGAATATTCATACCGTTAATAGTTGTTAACTGTATTATATTAGCAAGAGCTGAAGGATTTGCAAGTAGTCATGGACCGTTGGTATCAATAATGGATGGTATAGCAAACGGAATTGGATATACAGTAGTTATAACTATTTTAGCATTTTTCAGAGAAGTATTAGGAGCTGGTTCTATTTTTGGCTATGAATTCTTATCTGGGGAAACAATCAAACCTATAGGAATTATTGCTCAAGCACCTGGTTCATTTATACTCTTAGGTTGCATACTAGCAACTTTTAACTTTGTAATGAGTAGAAAAGAGAAGAAAGCAAAGGAGGATAATTAA
- a CDS encoding RnfABCDGE type electron transport complex subunit D: MDKENIKVSETNFDNILTVSATPHIRSSETSSRIMLDVVIALVPALIAGTYFFGLRALMLVLVSVAAAVLSEFVFQKITKKESTITDLSAVVTGILVAFNVPSTLPFYMVAFGSFFAIVVVKQLFGGIGSNFMNPALAARAALMASWPKEMANFVAPGADAISTATPLSGGEAVTLMDAFIGKMPGTIGEVSAICLLIGAAYLLVRKVISIRIPLVYILSTVVFLFAFGIPANKLLDQVLYGGLILGAFFMATDYVTAPVSKKGQVIFALGCGLITAAIRMFGSLPEGVSYSILVMNVATPLIEKFTTPKAYGKGGKK, translated from the coding sequence GTGGATAAGGAAAATATAAAAGTAAGTGAAACAAATTTCGATAATATTTTGACTGTGTCAGCAACACCACATATAAGATCTTCTGAAACCAGTTCTAGGATTATGTTAGATGTAGTGATTGCTTTAGTACCTGCCCTAATTGCTGGGACTTATTTTTTTGGATTAAGAGCATTAATGCTTGTTTTGGTTTCAGTTGCAGCAGCAGTGTTATCTGAATTTGTTTTTCAAAAAATAACTAAAAAGGAAAGTACAATAACGGATTTATCGGCAGTAGTAACAGGTATATTAGTAGCTTTTAACGTACCGTCAACATTACCATTCTATATGGTAGCATTTGGCAGTTTTTTTGCAATAGTAGTAGTTAAGCAATTATTTGGTGGAATAGGTAGTAACTTTATGAACCCTGCCTTAGCAGCAAGGGCGGCTTTAATGGCTTCATGGCCAAAAGAAATGGCTAATTTCGTTGCACCAGGTGCAGATGCTATTTCTACAGCAACTCCATTAAGTGGTGGTGAAGCAGTTACTTTAATGGATGCATTTATAGGGAAAATGCCAGGTACTATTGGAGAGGTTTCTGCTATTTGTCTATTAATAGGGGCTGCGTATCTATTAGTAAGAAAGGTAATATCTATAAGAATACCTTTGGTATATATATTATCAACCGTGGTATTTTTATTTGCTTTTGGAATTCCTGCAAATAAATTATTAGACCAAGTTTTATACGGTGGATTAATTTTAGGAGCATTTTTCATGGCTACAGATTATGTAACGGCACCTGTAAGTAAAAAGGGACAAGTGATTTTTGCCCTTGGTTGTGGATTGATTACAGCGGCTATTAGAATGTTTGGCTCTTTACCGGAAGGAGTTTCCTATTCTATTTTAGTAATGAATGTGGCTACACCATTAATAGAAAAGTTTACAACTCCTAAGGCATATGGAAAAGGAGGTAAGAAATAA
- the rsxC gene encoding electron transport complex subunit RsxC: MDSRELTFKGGVHMHDFKELTNKYSIETGPNVETVTIALHQHTGAPCEPLVKIGDEVKVGQKIGDADATITAPVHSSVSGVVKQIVEITTVSGVKTKAIVIESDGKNEIGYEPYNDDYTKLEPKEIVRRVREAGIVGLGGAGFPTHVKINKNPKDTINHVLVNGAECEPYLTGDQVTMEEYPEKVVIGLDIVMKAMGAPNGYIGIENNKPEAIKRVSEEAKKLSGIKVSVLKTKYPQGDQRRLIDSILGMKMPSSLRSTEEGVQVINSSTAAAIYDAVILGKPLYEKVVTVTGSAIANPKNLLVKVGTSLKEVLEYCGGFKEEPGKIIIGGPMMGEAQFTIDSPTLKANGGIIVMNKEEAKPPVITACIKCGKCVDVCPVYLMPLYLQQNVLNNRFEEAEKLNIMDCIECGSCSYVCPSKRPLVEAIRHGKRELRAASTKK; encoded by the coding sequence ATGGATAGTAGAGAGTTAACCTTTAAAGGCGGAGTTCATATGCACGACTTTAAAGAATTAACAAACAAATATTCAATTGAAACTGGTCCGAATGTAGAGACTGTTACAATAGCACTTCATCAACATACAGGTGCTCCATGTGAGCCATTAGTAAAAATTGGTGATGAGGTAAAGGTTGGACAAAAAATCGGCGATGCTGATGCTACAATTACTGCTCCAGTACATTCAAGTGTAAGCGGAGTTGTTAAACAAATTGTAGAAATAACAACAGTAAGTGGCGTTAAAACTAAGGCCATAGTAATAGAGTCCGATGGTAAAAATGAAATTGGATATGAACCTTATAACGATGACTATACAAAACTTGAACCAAAAGAAATAGTTAGAAGAGTAAGGGAAGCGGGAATTGTTGGTTTAGGTGGAGCAGGATTTCCTACCCATGTGAAAATTAACAAAAATCCTAAGGATACAATCAATCATGTATTAGTAAATGGTGCTGAATGTGAGCCATATTTAACTGGTGATCAAGTTACAATGGAAGAATATCCTGAAAAAGTAGTTATAGGTTTAGATATAGTAATGAAGGCCATGGGAGCTCCAAACGGTTACATAGGCATTGAAAACAACAAGCCGGAAGCTATAAAAAGGGTTTCTGAGGAGGCTAAAAAACTTAGTGGAATTAAGGTAAGTGTACTTAAAACAAAATATCCTCAGGGAGACCAAAGAAGACTTATAGATTCAATACTAGGAATGAAAATGCCATCTTCATTAAGAAGTACAGAAGAAGGTGTTCAAGTAATAAATTCCAGTACTGCAGCTGCAATATATGATGCGGTAATTTTAGGAAAGCCTTTATATGAAAAGGTTGTCACCGTTACAGGGTCGGCAATTGCAAACCCTAAAAACTTACTTGTAAAAGTTGGAACTTCATTAAAAGAAGTTTTGGAATACTGTGGTGGATTTAAAGAAGAGCCTGGAAAAATAATCATAGGTGGACCTATGATGGGAGAAGCACAATTTACAATAGATTCTCCAACTTTAAAGGCAAATGGTGGAATCATTGTTATGAATAAGGAAGAAGCAAAACCACCGGTAATTACTGCATGTATTAAATGTGGAAAATGTGTAGATGTTTGTCCTGTATATCTAATGCCTTTATATTTACAGCAAAATGTATTAAATAATAGGTTTGAAGAGGCTGAAAAGCTTAATATAATGGATTGTATTGAATGTGGCTCATGTTCATACGTATGCCCTTCAAAACGTCCTTTAGTAGAAGCAATTAGACATGGAAAACGAGAGCTTAGAGCAGCATCAACTAAAAAGTAA
- the radC gene encoding RadC family protein, protein MENQKYNNEYRLRIRDLKDEDKPREKLALHGVGYLSDEELLAVILGTGSKKHNAIELARNILNIMKKECNHMDISLNELMEIEGVGISKASKIIAALELSKRLNIRKSFNEYTINSPNSVANIFMEELRNKLKECFYILLLNTKNKIISKELISEGTLNSSLVHPREVFKQAIKKSANSIILVHNHPSGDVTPSKDDIQITRRLVETGKIVGIQVLDHLIIGDGQFLSLKEKEYF, encoded by the coding sequence ATGGAAAATCAAAAATATAATAATGAATATAGATTAAGAATAAGAGATTTAAAGGATGAGGACAAGCCTAGGGAAAAGTTGGCTTTACATGGTGTAGGCTACCTATCCGACGAAGAATTATTAGCCGTTATTCTAGGGACGGGTTCTAAAAAACATAATGCAATTGAGCTTGCAAGAAATATTTTAAATATTATGAAAAAAGAATGCAATCACATGGATATTTCATTAAACGAATTAATGGAAATTGAAGGTGTAGGCATTTCAAAGGCGAGTAAAATCATTGCAGCCTTAGAATTGTCTAAAAGGTTAAATATAAGAAAGTCATTTAATGAATATACAATTAATAGTCCAAATTCAGTTGCTAATATTTTTATGGAAGAATTAAGAAATAAATTAAAAGAGTGTTTTTATATTTTATTGTTAAATACTAAAAATAAAATAATTTCTAAGGAATTAATTTCTGAAGGAACATTAAACAGCTCTTTAGTACATCCAAGAGAGGTTTTCAAACAAGCTATAAAGAAAAGTGCAAATTCTATTATACTTGTACATAATCATCCAAGTGGGGATGTTACGCCGAGTAAGGATGATATTCAGATTACTAGACGATTAGTTGAAACGGGAAAAATAGTAGGAATTCAAGTTTTGGACCATCTTATAATTGGCGATGGCCAATTTTTAAGTTTAAAAGAGAAAGAATATTTTTAA
- the coaE gene encoding dephospho-CoA kinase (Dephospho-CoA kinase (CoaE) performs the final step in coenzyme A biosynthesis.) has protein sequence MNQNKKIFIITGTISSGKSTFSNILRQKGFKVIDADKIVHELYDEDSMKKQLTLNFGNTILVDGNINRKILGNIVFNNEEKKQLLETIVHPRVLDRIIEYISNSNDNIFIEIPLYYKVEKELIKKINNYKLILITIEKEIQIERLIKRNNITRKEAMVLIDNIEDTSKFSKKVDYTIENNGNLEDFKLKIEKFLIAERLDESNKENI, from the coding sequence ATGAATCAAAATAAAAAAATATTTATTATTACAGGAACCATTAGTTCAGGGAAAAGCACCTTTTCAAATATTTTAAGACAAAAAGGCTTTAAAGTAATAGATGCAGATAAAATTGTTCACGAATTATATGATGAAGATTCTATGAAAAAACAGTTGACTCTTAATTTTGGAAATACTATTCTAGTAGATGGGAATATTAACAGAAAGATATTAGGTAATATTGTTTTTAATAATGAGGAGAAAAAACAACTATTGGAAACTATAGTACATCCTAGGGTATTAGACAGGATTATTGAGTATATTTCCAATAGTAATGACAATATTTTTATTGAAATTCCCTTATATTATAAGGTAGAAAAAGAATTAATAAAAAAAATTAACAATTATAAACTAATATTAATAACAATAGAAAAAGAAATACAAATAGAAAGACTTATAAAAAGAAATAATATTACTAGAAAAGAAGCTATGGTTTTAATAGACAATATTGAGGATACAAGTAAATTTTCTAAAAAAGTCGATTATACTATAGAAAACAATGGAAATTTAGAGGATTTTAAGCTAAAAATAGAAAAATTTTTAATAGCGGAGAGATTAGATGAAAGTAATAAAGAAAATATTTAA
- a CDS encoding RnfABCDGE type electron transport complex subunit B codes for MDLNSILIAVGVLGVLAIIFAIILGFASNVFHVPVDERVEAVRNELPGANCGACGFPGCDGLANAIIYDGAPLSACPVGGADLTERLSALLGANASAADKKVAYVKCQGTTELAKDKFEYIGIPDCRADQALQGGHKSCAYGCLGCGTCVEQCQFDALHIIDGIAKVDKEKCTACEMCIAVCPRNLIELISYEQEVAVLCNSLDKGKDVRPSCDVGCIACKICERNCPVDAITVTNNLAYIDEDICINCGMCIVKCPQNSIKDFEGAFDIKKDLVHN; via the coding sequence ATGGATTTAAACAGTATTTTAATTGCCGTAGGGGTGTTAGGAGTCTTAGCAATAATTTTTGCTATAATTCTTGGTTTTGCTTCAAATGTTTTTCACGTTCCTGTAGATGAAAGAGTTGAAGCTGTAAGAAATGAGCTACCTGGAGCAAACTGTGGAGCTTGTGGATTTCCCGGCTGTGACGGTTTAGCTAATGCAATTATATATGATGGTGCACCTTTATCTGCATGTCCAGTAGGTGGTGCAGACTTAACAGAGAGACTATCTGCACTATTAGGAGCAAATGCCTCAGCTGCAGATAAAAAGGTTGCCTATGTAAAATGTCAAGGGACAACAGAATTGGCAAAGGATAAATTTGAATATATTGGAATTCCTGACTGTAGAGCGGACCAAGCACTACAAGGAGGACATAAGTCCTGTGCTTATGGTTGTCTTGGATGTGGTACTTGTGTTGAACAATGTCAATTTGATGCACTACATATTATTGATGGTATTGCAAAGGTTGATAAGGAAAAATGTACAGCCTGTGAAATGTGTATAGCAGTTTGTCCAAGAAATTTAATTGAACTAATATCTTATGAGCAAGAGGTTGCAGTTCTTTGTAATAGTTTAGACAAGGGTAAAGATGTAAGACCAAGTTGCGATGTAGGCTGTATTGCATGTAAAATATGCGAAAGAAACTGTCCTGTAGATGCAATAACTGTTACAAATAATCTAGCTTATATAGATGAAGATATCTGTATAAATTGTGGAATGTGTATAGTTAAATGTCCACAGAATTCAATAAAGGATTTTGAAGGTGCCTTTGATATTAAAAAGGATTTAGTTCACAATTAA
- the polA gene encoding DNA polymerase I — MNKKFMIIDGSSLIFRAFYAIRNLTTKDGIFTNGVYGFLNMYYRVVDEYKPDNICVVFDKSAPTFRHEDYEAYKGHRDKAPSELSSQFGILKDILNSLNVKFEEQDGYEADDIAGTLAKKAQEENYDTILVTGDKDYLQLVDENIKVLLTRRGITDVDEYNEESVEEKYELKPIQLIDVKGLMGDPSDNIPGVPGVGEKTALKLIREYDSIENVYANIDNISGKALKKKLEENETLAYLSKKLGTIFLEVPMDIDIEKYKIEEPNYEELKEKYEKLEFNSFIKKLPTEEIEYEEDFEYVFIKDSSKILDKLKKSKKDFAFHLFYNGSNYIHSKPEILSFKIIGEEKVYIYILKDEKELLDFKEIFENNSITKLSYDLKSDIYYLLRNGIDLKVPYEDLTVAEYLIDPSKNSYDIDKTAKLYLNRDLFSNEEIFGKGKKKKNLADIEEEQLGNYIGMYMSVTEDLRKTLTEIIEERQMHDLYFNVELPLIKVLASMEVEGFEVDAGYLTDLGDKFNEEILELEEKIYEDAGMEFNINSPKQLGEVLFDKLQLPVIKKTKTGYSTDAEVLDKLKGSHKIIERILRYRTVKKLTTTYIDGLIKLIGEDGRIHSTFNQTIAVTGRISSIDPNLQNIPVKTEEGRLIRKAFVAGEGKKLVDADYSQIELRVLAHLANDEVMLQFFKEGLDIHRKTASEVFNVDFDKVTSLDRSNAKAVNFGIVYGIGDYSLSQDLNITRKEAREYIENYLNTYKGIKKYMEEIVEVGKEQGYVETIMHRRRYIPELNSKNFNIRGFGERVALNTPIQGSAADIIKIAMIEVYNKLKEKNLKSKLILQVHDELIIEATEDEVEEVTNLLKEIMENAVKLKVDLKVDINIGDSWYESK; from the coding sequence ATGAATAAAAAATTTATGATAATAGATGGCTCTAGTCTAATTTTTAGAGCGTTTTATGCTATAAGAAACCTTACAACTAAAGATGGAATTTTCACAAATGGAGTTTATGGTTTTTTAAATATGTACTATAGAGTAGTAGATGAATATAAACCTGATAATATTTGTGTAGTATTTGACAAATCGGCTCCAACATTTAGACATGAGGACTATGAAGCATACAAAGGTCATAGAGACAAGGCGCCATCTGAACTTAGCAGTCAATTTGGTATTTTAAAGGATATTTTAAACTCTTTAAATGTTAAATTTGAAGAGCAAGATGGCTATGAAGCAGATGATATTGCAGGAACTTTAGCTAAAAAAGCCCAAGAAGAAAATTATGACACAATACTCGTTACCGGAGACAAGGATTATTTACAATTAGTTGATGAGAATATAAAAGTTCTGTTAACTAGAAGAGGTATTACAGATGTAGATGAGTATAATGAAGAATCTGTAGAGGAAAAATACGAATTAAAACCAATTCAATTAATTGATGTTAAGGGTTTAATGGGAGATCCATCGGATAATATTCCAGGTGTACCAGGAGTGGGAGAAAAAACAGCCTTAAAACTTATACGTGAATATGATTCTATTGAAAATGTATATGCTAATATAGACAATATTTCCGGAAAAGCCTTGAAGAAGAAATTAGAGGAGAATGAAACTTTAGCATATTTAAGTAAAAAACTAGGGACTATTTTTTTAGAAGTGCCAATGGATATTGATATAGAAAAATATAAAATAGAAGAGCCAAATTATGAAGAATTAAAAGAAAAATATGAAAAGTTAGAGTTTAATTCCTTTATAAAAAAATTACCGACAGAGGAAATTGAATATGAAGAGGACTTTGAATATGTTTTTATTAAAGATTCATCAAAAATATTAGATAAGTTAAAGAAGAGTAAAAAAGATTTTGCCTTTCATCTATTTTACAATGGAAGTAATTACATTCATAGTAAGCCGGAAATTCTTTCTTTTAAAATCATAGGTGAAGAAAAAGTATATATATATATTTTAAAAGATGAAAAAGAACTACTGGACTTTAAAGAAATCTTTGAAAATAATTCCATTACTAAACTAAGTTACGATTTAAAGTCGGATATATATTATTTACTTAGAAACGGTATCGATTTAAAAGTTCCCTATGAGGATTTAACTGTTGCAGAATATTTAATAGATCCATCTAAGAATTCATACGATATAGACAAAACTGCAAAGCTTTATTTAAATAGAGACTTGTTTTCAAATGAAGAAATATTTGGTAAGGGAAAGAAAAAGAAAAATTTAGCTGATATTGAAGAAGAACAATTAGGTAATTATATAGGAATGTATATGTCTGTTACTGAAGATTTAAGAAAAACTTTGACAGAGATCATTGAAGAAAGACAAATGCATGATTTATACTTTAATGTGGAACTTCCTCTTATTAAAGTGTTGGCTAGTATGGAAGTTGAAGGCTTTGAAGTAGATGCTGGTTATTTAACGGATTTAGGGGATAAATTCAACGAGGAAATACTGGAATTAGAAGAAAAAATCTACGAAGATGCAGGAATGGAATTTAATATTAACAGTCCTAAACAATTAGGAGAAGTTCTTTTCGATAAACTACAATTACCTGTAATTAAGAAAACTAAAACAGGATATTCTACCGATGCAGAAGTGTTGGATAAATTAAAGGGAAGTCATAAGATAATAGAAAGAATTTTACGATATAGAACAGTAAAAAAACTTACTACTACCTATATAGATGGACTTATAAAATTAATTGGAGAAGACGGTAGAATTCATTCTACCTTTAATCAAACTATAGCTGTTACAGGAAGAATTAGCTCCATTGACCCAAACCTACAAAATATTCCTGTGAAAACCGAAGAAGGTAGACTTATTAGAAAGGCCTTTGTAGCCGGAGAAGGTAAAAAACTAGTTGACGCTGACTATTCACAAATAGAGTTAAGGGTTCTTGCCCATCTGGCAAATGATGAAGTAATGTTGCAGTTTTTTAAAGAAGGTCTTGATATTCACAGAAAAACAGCTTCGGAAGTATTCAATGTAGATTTTGATAAAGTTACTTCTTTAGACAGATCAAATGCAAAAGCAGTGAATTTTGGAATTGTATATGGTATTGGAGACTATAGCCTATCACAAGATTTGAATATTACTAGAAAAGAAGCAAGGGAATATATAGAAAATTATTTAAATACCTACAAAGGTATAAAAAAATATATGGAAGAAATTGTAGAAGTTGGTAAAGAACAAGGCTATGTTGAAACAATTATGCACAGAAGACGATATATTCCAGAGCTTAACTCGAAAAATTTCAATATTAGAGGATTTGGTGAAAGAGTAGCCTTAAATACTCCAATACAGGGTTCGGCAGCAGATATTATAAAAATTGCAATGATTGAAGTTTACAATAAATTAAAAGAAAAAAACTTAAAGTCTAAGTTGATTTTACAAGTTCATGACGAATTGATTATAGAGGCTACTGAAGATGAAGTAGAAGAAGTTACCAACCTATTAAAAGAAATTATGGAAAATGCAGTAAAATTAAAAGTTGATTTAAAAGTAGATATTAATATAGGCGATAGTTGGTATGAATCAAAATAA
- a CDS encoding NusG domain II-containing protein produces MTKGDKIVILFIFILSISLFFIINLTNVNSGNKYVSVQINGEEVKQITFGNSSKKTYPIKSKFGENVLEINKDKVRVIEASCPDKLDVKQGYIKNIGEIIVCVPNRLVIEIKSDKDLLDLDATIY; encoded by the coding sequence ATGACAAAAGGCGATAAAATAGTGATTTTGTTCATTTTTATTTTATCAATTTCATTATTTTTTATAATAAATTTAACAAATGTAAATAGTGGAAATAAATATGTAAGCGTTCAAATAAACGGAGAAGAAGTAAAGCAAATTACCTTTGGAAATTCTTCTAAAAAAACATATCCAATAAAAAGTAAATTTGGAGAAAATGTTTTAGAAATTAATAAGGATAAGGTGCGAGTTATTGAGGCTAGTTGCCCAGATAAACTAGATGTAAAACAGGGTTATATTAAAAATATAGGAGAAATAATAGTGTGTGTTCCAAATAGGTTGGTTATTGAAATAAAAAGCGATAAAGATTTATTGGATTTAGACGCTACAATATATTAA
- a CDS encoding electron transport complex protein RnfA: protein MELLSSIFKILVLYIFVNNYVLGQFLGICPLIGVSTKTETAAGMGLAVTFVITMASIVTYFIQYFLLERFNLQYTQTIVFILVIATLVQFVEMVLKKMTPGLYSALGVFLPLITTNCVVLGVAIANIQEGYNLIETVASALGSSIGFFIAIVLLSAIREKLELADVPKAFKGVPIALVAIGLMAMAFLGFSGLV, encoded by the coding sequence ATGGAATTATTATCAAGTATTTTTAAAATATTGGTATTATATATATTTGTAAACAACTATGTATTAGGTCAATTCTTAGGTATTTGTCCTCTAATAGGAGTTTCTACAAAAACGGAAACTGCTGCAGGAATGGGGCTTGCTGTAACATTTGTTATTACAATGGCTTCTATAGTAACTTATTTTATACAGTATTTTTTATTAGAACGTTTCAATTTACAATACACACAAACTATAGTGTTTATTTTAGTAATAGCAACATTAGTGCAATTTGTTGAAATGGTTTTAAAGAAAATGACACCGGGTTTATACAGTGCATTAGGAGTATTTTTGCCATTAATAACAACAAACTGTGTAGTTCTTGGTGTAGCAATTGCTAATATTCAAGAAGGTTATAATTTAATTGAGACAGTTGCATCAGCTTTAGGTTCTTCAATAGGATTTTTTATTGCTATAGTTTTACTGTCAGCAATTAGAGAAAAACTAGAACTTGCAGACGTACCAAAAGCTTTTAAGGGAGTACCTATTGCTTTGGTAGCTATTGGTTTAATGGCAATGGCATTTCTAGGTTTTTCAGGTTTGGTATAG
- a CDS encoding FMN-binding protein, translated as MRNTVILAVKLFVITAVATAVLAVVNGMTSPIVTEREAKEYSDSLKEVFETADDFKSLSEIDKDKYTKVVEGNENIEDIVLAYSGGEEVGYVFKVNGKGYGGPITFVIGVDKEATILGYKVLISSETKGFGSQVAEEPFISSVVGNKIDQEIVSASNPSTDYDIQAISGTTLSVKGILSGLNGAVEALSELGI; from the coding sequence ATGAGAAATACTGTGATTTTAGCAGTTAAATTATTTGTTATTACAGCTGTTGCAACAGCGGTATTAGCTGTAGTAAACGGAATGACATCTCCTATTGTTACTGAAAGAGAAGCAAAAGAATATAGTGATTCACTTAAGGAAGTTTTTGAAACAGCCGATGATTTTAAATCCTTAAGTGAAATTGACAAGGATAAATACACAAAAGTTGTAGAAGGAAATGAAAATATAGAGGATATAGTTTTAGCTTATTCCGGTGGAGAAGAAGTTGGTTATGTATTTAAAGTCAACGGAAAAGGCTATGGTGGACCTATTACCTTTGTAATAGGAGTAGATAAGGAAGCTACAATACTAGGGTATAAAGTTTTAATATCTTCTGAAACAAAGGGCTTTGGTAGCCAAGTTGCAGAAGAGCCGTTTATTTCATCGGTTGTAGGAAATAAAATCGACCAAGAAATAGTATCAGCGTCAAATCCTAGTACAGACTACGATATTCAAGCAATATCTGGAACGACTTTATCTGTTAAAGGTATTCTTAGTGGATTAAACGGAGCTGTAGAAGCTTTATCAGAGCTAGGAATATAA